In Labilibaculum sp. DW002, one DNA window encodes the following:
- a CDS encoding SusC/RagA family TonB-linked outer membrane protein, which yields MNKILCVIFSIFLLTTTLSTQAQSVKAQELKKIKITGTLKCSEDNHPVVGATVIVKGTTNGVAADFDGNFTIIANKGDFLIVSSIGYQSKEININTQTHYDLNLEPDRISLTEVAVIGYGTQERRDLTGAVASVNIEQIDQVALSVDNALAGQIAGVQVNSSSGTPGSATAITIRGITSLSADNNPLYIIDGVPVYGVGAGASTSFQSGSVSAIAIGGNSTSGSIGATSEFERNPLASLNMDDIESIEVLKDAYATAIYGSRGAAGVILITTKKGKKGLPKVNLNISTSIANPIDVPDVLSGDQYVGFYNDYYKEYSNEDNFFSKGVNTDWFDAATRTAVTNNITATVSAGTDKSTYFLSLAYLDQDSYVINNDFKRYSARINYEYKSSEKFRFGNNITLSYTDNNSLNSGSVYRNSLLASPNTRIKNENGDYEFVQSNRDRFNPIAKAREDINFVKDKRVIGNVYAEYKALPWLTLKTEIGMDLMSSKSYNRNKEYKGIVGGEEVQIIQGSASQTNINNLKLVINNTASVYKEFGDHVINGVIGQSFETSKEDYVRIAGSDFPSNDVLSIGSANDSRVDGAVLREWAMVSFFGRIQYRLKDKYMAGITYRIDGSSRFNKNERYVGFPSFSAGWRISNENFMERYMWLDDLKLRASLGFSGISGSGGYYGNQGQYVARDYAKQYGNTNILEVQQASNPDLKWERTHTIDLGLDMSMFNSRVSLSLDYYNKKSVDMLIGSSVPLYSGYSTQTQNLVDMENKGIEVSLNTINIDKEFKWTSNINFARNTNKITKLNLAGYVAGGAEIGYAYYQVGKSATAWFLYDWHSVDPLTGNPLWRYSDGSISTTPPASETGNEAYENKFVMGDRLPEFTGGFTNIFTYKNFELNTLLSFSYGGKIMNGTRAELLTYTDNKNRNLSTEILDEWIIAGHKTKIPKKYNKSTPSKVGGGTDYTVSRQSDRFLEDGSFIRLKNISLSYRFNPDRIRKLGLQSLVLYAKGSNLVTWTNYSGPDPEVSAFGSSAAYAGNDELTIPQQKAIQIGVKIGLR from the coding sequence ATGAATAAAATACTCTGTGTTATATTTTCTATTTTCCTGCTAACAACTACTTTGAGTACGCAGGCTCAAAGCGTAAAGGCTCAGGAATTAAAGAAGATTAAAATTACGGGCACGCTCAAATGCTCGGAAGATAATCATCCTGTTGTAGGAGCTACGGTTATCGTAAAAGGTACAACTAATGGTGTAGCGGCCGATTTTGATGGTAATTTTACCATTATTGCTAATAAAGGAGATTTCCTAATTGTCTCATCAATAGGATATCAATCCAAAGAAATTAATATTAACACGCAAACACATTACGACCTGAATCTTGAGCCTGACAGAATATCTCTTACAGAGGTTGCTGTTATAGGATATGGAACTCAGGAAAGACGTGATTTAACCGGAGCCGTAGCATCTGTAAATATTGAGCAGATAGATCAGGTAGCTTTAAGTGTTGATAATGCACTTGCTGGTCAAATTGCTGGTGTACAGGTTAATTCATCTAGCGGTACTCCTGGTAGTGCTACAGCTATTACCATTCGAGGTATCACTTCGCTTTCTGCAGATAATAATCCACTTTATATTATCGATGGTGTTCCTGTTTATGGTGTGGGAGCCGGTGCTTCAACCTCATTTCAATCAGGCTCTGTATCTGCAATTGCAATTGGTGGAAATTCTACTTCTGGATCAATTGGTGCGACTTCAGAATTTGAAAGAAATCCATTGGCTAGTTTAAATATGGATGATATTGAGTCAATTGAGGTTTTAAAGGATGCTTATGCTACTGCAATTTATGGATCGAGAGGAGCAGCTGGTGTTATCTTAATTACAACTAAAAAAGGTAAAAAAGGTTTACCAAAAGTAAATCTTAATATTTCAACTTCCATTGCAAACCCAATAGATGTTCCTGATGTATTGAGTGGGGATCAGTATGTAGGATTTTACAATGATTACTATAAGGAATATAGTAATGAGGATAATTTTTTTTCCAAAGGAGTAAATACCGATTGGTTTGATGCAGCAACTCGTACCGCCGTTACTAATAATATTACGGCAACAGTATCTGCAGGAACCGATAAGAGTACCTACTTCTTGTCTCTAGCTTATCTTGATCAGGATTCTTATGTGATTAATAACGATTTTAAACGTTATTCTGCTCGTATAAACTACGAATATAAATCAAGTGAGAAATTCAGATTCGGAAACAATATTACTCTTTCATATACAGATAATAATTCATTAAACTCGGGTAGTGTTTACCGTAATTCATTACTAGCATCTCCTAATACACGAATTAAAAATGAAAACGGGGATTATGAATTTGTTCAGAGTAATCGTGATCGATTTAACCCAATAGCTAAAGCAAGGGAAGATATTAATTTTGTAAAAGACAAAAGAGTTATTGGTAATGTTTACGCCGAGTATAAAGCTTTACCTTGGTTGACCTTAAAAACGGAAATAGGAATGGACTTAATGTCTTCAAAATCTTATAACCGAAATAAGGAATACAAAGGAATTGTTGGCGGCGAGGAAGTTCAAATAATTCAGGGAAGTGCCAGCCAGACAAATATTAATAATCTAAAACTGGTTATTAATAATACGGCCTCAGTTTATAAAGAGTTCGGAGATCATGTAATTAATGGAGTTATAGGACAAAGTTTTGAAACTTCAAAAGAAGACTATGTAAGAATTGCAGGTTCAGACTTTCCTTCGAATGATGTGTTAAGTATCGGATCGGCTAATGACTCTCGTGTAGATGGTGCTGTTTTAAGAGAGTGGGCAATGGTTTCTTTCTTTGGTCGTATTCAATACCGATTGAAAGATAAATATATGGCGGGGATAACTTACCGTATTGATGGTTCATCTCGATTTAATAAGAACGAAAGATATGTTGGTTTCCCTTCATTTTCGGCAGGTTGGAGAATTTCAAATGAAAACTTCATGGAGCGATATATGTGGCTTGATGATTTGAAACTACGTGCAAGTTTAGGTTTCTCAGGGATTTCAGGTTCTGGTGGCTATTATGGAAATCAAGGTCAGTATGTAGCAAGAGATTACGCTAAGCAATATGGTAATACAAATATCCTTGAAGTACAACAGGCCAGTAATCCTGATCTGAAATGGGAAAGAACCCATACCATTGATTTAGGCTTAGACATGTCTATGTTTAATTCAAGAGTTTCTCTAAGTTTGGATTATTACAATAAGAAAAGTGTAGACATGTTAATTGGTTCAAGCGTACCTTTATATTCAGGTTATTCAACGCAAACTCAGAATTTAGTTGATATGGAAAATAAGGGTATCGAGGTCTCATTAAACACTATAAATATTGACAAAGAGTTTAAATGGACTTCGAATATTAATTTTGCAAGAAATACCAATAAGATTACAAAATTAAACTTAGCTGGATATGTTGCAGGTGGAGCAGAAATCGGTTACGCCTATTATCAAGTTGGGAAGTCAGCAACGGCTTGGTTCTTGTACGATTGGCACAGTGTTGATCCATTAACGGGTAATCCATTGTGGCGTTATTCTGATGGTAGTATTTCTACAACACCTCCCGCTTCTGAAACGGGGAACGAAGCCTATGAGAATAAATTTGTGATGGGTGACAGGTTGCCTGAGTTTACTGGTGGATTCACGAATATATTCACATATAAGAATTTTGAATTGAATACACTTTTAAGCTTCTCATACGGTGGAAAAATTATGAACGGAACTCGCGCAGAGCTTTTAACATATACAGATAATAAAAATAGAAACCTAAGTACGGAGATACTTGATGAGTGGATTATTGCCGGACACAAAACTAAAATTCCTAAAAAGTATAATAAATCTACGCCAAGTAAAGTAGGTGGAGGAACGGATTATACCGTTAGTCGACAGTCTGACAGATTCCTGGAAGATGGATCATTTATACGATTGAAGAATATTTCATTATCTTATCGCTTTAATCCTGATAGAATCCGCAAACTGGGATTACAAAGTTTAGTTCTTTATGCTAAAGGGTCGAATTTAGTAACCTGGACAAACTATTCAGGTCCTGACCCGGAGGTTAGTGCTTTTGGTTCATCGGCGGCCTATGCAGGTAACGATGAATTGACAATACCACAGCAGAAAGCCATTCAAATTGGAGTTAAAATCGGCTTAAGGTAA
- a CDS encoding DUF6242 domain-containing protein has translation MKKFLNSFRLALPIVAILFSGVFSSCSDDDKLSDLTGFLSFGFSDAALADYEFTIGSDNVITNQIGLPYGFDASSLTPVFTAAPLASVSITGVDQVSGTTAMDFTNDVMFTVVAEDGDNSINYTVRLNVATDLSAWSNLAPDAKFPDYTSLVGFAIDNKYFVMGGKKGASGWGGHTYGIYSSTDGVEFAEESTTIFQDYGFAVGSAVVKHGDKQLLIGGYTPSDYDDWNATGNGKGVNVVWSSTDGATWEQITETELDVNGNDSLVNTYSIRTNAAVNMNGDLYLVGGFSVAFGAAQGAMSDVWKSTDGGASWTNLEADFGAEFVARAKGQLIAYNDELYLIGGRTGYPNKYFNEIYKSADGVNWTKVEVATPFDACAGHICYIYNDRFYLVGGEVANGELDGTAEVAIPSNATWVSEDAGLNWTKVTEGALPEGFVGRSGHAFVKDGNVVHIFGGLGVDADGAAKVLTDSWKGTLN, from the coding sequence ATGAAAAAGTTTTTGAATTCATTTAGATTGGCATTACCAATAGTAGCCATTTTGTTTAGTGGAGTATTTAGCTCTTGTAGTGATGATGATAAATTAAGTGATTTAACCGGATTCCTAAGTTTTGGATTCTCTGATGCAGCATTAGCTGATTATGAGTTTACAATTGGAAGTGATAATGTAATAACCAATCAGATTGGATTGCCATATGGCTTTGATGCATCTTCATTAACTCCTGTATTTACTGCTGCACCTTTAGCATCAGTTAGTATAACTGGAGTTGATCAAGTATCAGGTACAACGGCTATGGATTTTACAAATGATGTAATGTTCACTGTTGTTGCAGAAGATGGTGATAACTCTATAAATTATACCGTTCGACTAAATGTAGCAACTGATTTATCTGCATGGTCAAATTTAGCTCCTGATGCTAAGTTTCCAGACTATACTTCTCTAGTAGGATTTGCTATTGATAATAAGTATTTCGTTATGGGTGGTAAAAAAGGTGCTTCTGGTTGGGGTGGTCATACTTATGGAATTTATTCATCAACTGATGGAGTTGAATTTGCTGAAGAATCAACGACCATTTTTCAGGATTACGGATTTGCTGTAGGTAGTGCAGTGGTTAAGCATGGTGATAAGCAATTGCTTATTGGTGGTTATACACCATCTGATTATGACGATTGGAATGCAACTGGTAATGGTAAAGGAGTTAATGTGGTATGGTCATCAACTGATGGTGCAACATGGGAGCAGATTACTGAAACAGAACTTGACGTAAACGGTAATGATAGTTTAGTAAATACATATTCTATTAGAACAAATGCTGCTGTTAATATGAATGGTGATTTATATTTAGTGGGTGGTTTTTCTGTTGCTTTTGGTGCTGCACAAGGTGCAATGTCTGATGTTTGGAAATCGACTGACGGTGGTGCAAGCTGGACAAACTTAGAAGCTGATTTTGGGGCTGAATTTGTTGCCAGAGCTAAAGGACAATTGATAGCTTATAATGATGAGTTATACTTAATTGGTGGACGTACAGGATATCCTAATAAATATTTCAATGAAATTTATAAGTCAGCTGATGGTGTAAACTGGACTAAGGTTGAAGTTGCTACTCCATTTGATGCTTGTGCAGGTCATATCTGTTATATATATAACGATAGATTTTACTTAGTAGGTGGTGAAGTTGCTAATGGTGAGTTGGATGGAACTGCTGAAGTGGCTATCCCTTCCAATGCAACCTGGGTGTCTGAAGATGCTGGTTTAAATTGGACTAAGGTAACTGAAGGTGCACTTCCGGAAGGCTTTGTCGGACGTTCAGGTCACGCTTTTGTTAAGGATGGAAATGTGGTTCATATTTTCGGAGGATTGGGAGTTGACGCTGATGGTGCAGCGAAGGTGCTTACCGATTCTTGGAAAGGAACATTAAATTAA
- a CDS encoding SusC/RagA family TonB-linked outer membrane protein, which produces MLIFFTFLSLTSYAQDNLISLENMDRSMGLESFIQEVELQSNFSFVYNPDKLKGIQIKAPGGEDIQLEVLLGIVLSPLGFSFVVYRDKIIIKNIENVVPMHKLQSSSQISAIQINRMEKILIGRVLCNDDNQPIIGASVRIKKQFRGTASDHDGFYDLKCFIGDTLVVSAIGFLKYEAIVGLKLIEDIRLKTDVVNLQEVNVIGYGEEAKEEKIGAMSTITTAMSGEIPNDFDETLGGTASGLWFQKNSGVPGSASTISIRGVTSLQPDANSPLIVVDGVPLFSGDENLNTIRTSSFSGAGFSFFDNFVFNDIRESDEFQKNGLNMLNTDDIESISVLRDAYSTSIYGSRGAAGVILITTKKPKKRGLEVNLLMEAGVSKPIGKPDLMNGEEYAGFYSSYYTQLKNEEVIFPSNYNTDWYDLVIRNAKGNKLTFSLQNKKHNGHIYLSLSQLDQEAYIIGSDFKRYTGRLNFQQKLNQQLVLGANLSMSSERNNSLLAPKIYRDAILKAPNVPVYDEAGNFIFSNFGNPYGRYTENPLAMALNDKGEISDNYMIANVFADFDLTNWLTYRLDFGINFIDTDATSSYRNSSYPDKKITIDSDGYSRKWVVTNTLSGRKTFRDHRFKFVLGQSFEQSRQKEEELLYESSYAVTNRNSYDLLDFETIRRKYALASWFGRLNYNYKQKFFGGISYRLDGSSRFSNANRYQIFPAFSAGWIIESNDDNRFLNLVKLRASFGYSGVEQSTYTYGALRTYETQQYDLTYGGKTILVESNGSNLGLSWERTKNFDFGFDFSFLKKRLSGSIDYYAKKVNNLLLFADVAAVSGYTKQWINVGAMKNTGVELTLESRIIDRKVKWDVALTAAYNKNEVIELNYVGNETWEQDRAYKYFEEGKEAAQFYLYEWSGVNSATGNPVWNENRMLSETPPNDSESRKAFGSGMPKYNGGFNNNFKYRGFELNAFFVFAEGKKLMNGTAAILHTYTTTETNNLSPDVLNYWKNPGDITNEPALSNNSVTSQYNYTTSRTSSRFYEDASFLRLKKLVLAYYFPEKIVNSLKLERIKLYVQATNLFTLTKYSGVDPEVSAFGASSLLSGYDEVTMPQTKSVSLGLRISL; this is translated from the coding sequence ATGTTGATCTTTTTTACCTTTTTATCGCTTACATCCTACGCTCAAGATAACTTAATATCTCTTGAGAATATGGATAGAAGCATGGGCTTAGAATCTTTTATTCAAGAGGTTGAGTTACAATCAAATTTTTCATTCGTATATAATCCCGATAAATTAAAGGGAATTCAAATAAAAGCACCTGGTGGCGAAGATATTCAGCTGGAGGTGCTATTGGGTATTGTACTAAGTCCGCTTGGTTTTAGTTTTGTAGTATATCGTGATAAAATCATTATCAAAAACATCGAGAATGTTGTGCCAATGCACAAACTTCAATCTTCAAGTCAGATATCCGCCATTCAAATAAATCGAATGGAGAAAATACTCATTGGTCGGGTTTTATGTAATGATGATAATCAACCCATTATTGGAGCATCTGTTCGAATTAAAAAACAATTTAGGGGTACGGCAAGTGATCATGATGGCTTTTATGATTTGAAGTGTTTTATTGGAGATACATTGGTTGTAAGTGCTATTGGTTTTCTAAAATATGAAGCAATTGTAGGTTTAAAGTTAATTGAAGATATTCGATTGAAAACTGATGTAGTAAATCTGCAAGAGGTGAATGTGATTGGATATGGTGAAGAAGCTAAAGAAGAGAAAATTGGTGCAATGAGCACCATTACAACTGCAATGAGTGGAGAGATCCCTAATGACTTTGATGAAACATTAGGAGGTACAGCAAGTGGTTTATGGTTTCAAAAGAACTCTGGTGTTCCGGGGAGTGCGTCTACAATTTCTATCCGTGGGGTAACTTCGCTTCAGCCAGATGCCAATAGTCCATTAATAGTTGTTGATGGAGTTCCATTGTTTAGTGGAGATGAGAATCTAAATACGATAAGAACTAGTTCTTTTTCAGGTGCCGGTTTTAGCTTTTTTGATAATTTCGTATTTAATGATATTCGAGAATCTGATGAATTTCAAAAGAATGGTTTAAATATGCTTAATACGGATGATATTGAATCTATATCTGTATTAAGAGACGCATATTCAACTTCTATTTATGGTTCGAGAGGAGCTGCAGGTGTTATTTTAATAACAACCAAGAAGCCAAAAAAGAGAGGTCTTGAGGTGAACTTATTAATGGAAGCAGGAGTTTCCAAACCAATTGGTAAACCTGATTTAATGAATGGAGAAGAATACGCCGGTTTTTATAGTAGTTATTATACTCAGTTAAAGAATGAAGAAGTTATTTTTCCTTCAAATTATAATACTGACTGGTATGATCTAGTTATTCGAAATGCCAAAGGCAACAAATTAACATTCTCTCTTCAAAATAAGAAACACAATGGTCATATCTATTTAAGTCTTTCCCAACTAGATCAGGAGGCATATATTATTGGATCTGATTTTAAAAGGTATACCGGTCGTTTAAATTTCCAACAAAAATTAAATCAACAGTTAGTATTAGGTGCAAACTTGTCAATGAGTTCAGAAAGGAATAATTCACTTTTAGCCCCAAAAATATATCGTGATGCTATTTTAAAAGCACCTAATGTTCCTGTATATGATGAGGCAGGAAATTTCATTTTTAGCAATTTTGGTAATCCATATGGGAGATATACTGAGAACCCATTAGCTATGGCTTTAAATGATAAAGGAGAAATTTCTGATAATTACATGATTGCGAATGTATTTGCAGATTTTGATTTAACGAACTGGCTGACATACCGATTAGATTTTGGCATTAATTTTATTGATACAGATGCCACTTCTAGTTATAGAAATTCATCATATCCTGATAAAAAAATCACGATAGATAGCGATGGATATTCACGAAAATGGGTGGTAACAAATACGTTAAGCGGGAGAAAGACATTTCGTGATCATCGATTTAAATTTGTTCTTGGTCAGAGTTTTGAACAGTCAAGACAAAAAGAAGAAGAATTGTTATATGAAAGTTCATACGCTGTAACAAATAGGAATAGTTACGATTTACTCGATTTTGAAACCATTCGAAGAAAATATGCCCTAGCGTCGTGGTTTGGACGATTGAATTACAATTACAAACAAAAATTCTTTGGGGGGATCAGTTACAGACTTGATGGTTCTTCACGATTTAGTAATGCCAATAGGTATCAAATATTTCCAGCTTTTTCTGCAGGGTGGATTATAGAATCAAATGATGATAATAGATTCTTGAATTTAGTAAAATTAAGAGCGAGTTTCGGATATTCAGGTGTGGAACAATCGACATATACATATGGTGCCTTGAGAACTTATGAAACTCAGCAATATGATTTGACTTATGGAGGCAAAACTATATTGGTGGAGAGTAATGGCTCAAATCTAGGACTTTCTTGGGAGAGAACTAAGAATTTTGATTTTGGCTTCGATTTTTCATTCTTAAAGAAACGATTAAGCGGATCTATTGATTATTATGCGAAAAAAGTAAACAATTTGCTTCTTTTTGCTGATGTAGCAGCAGTTTCGGGTTACACAAAGCAATGGATTAATGTTGGTGCTATGAAAAATACTGGTGTGGAGCTTACACTGGAAAGTAGAATTATAGATCGTAAGGTAAAATGGGATGTAGCTCTTACTGCCGCTTACAATAAAAATGAGGTAATTGAACTAAATTATGTGGGGAATGAAACTTGGGAACAAGATAGAGCATACAAATATTTTGAAGAAGGAAAAGAAGCTGCTCAATTTTATTTGTACGAATGGTCGGGTGTAAATTCAGCTACGGGTAATCCTGTTTGGAATGAAAATAGAATGTTGAGCGAAACTCCACCAAATGATTCTGAGAGCAGAAAAGCTTTTGGATCAGGAATGCCAAAATACAATGGAGGATTTAATAATAATTTCAAGTATAGAGGATTTGAATTAAATGCTTTTTTTGTTTTTGCGGAAGGAAAGAAATTAATGAATGGTACAGCTGCGATTTTACATACCTATACAACGACAGAAACGAATAATCTTTCTCCTGATGTTTTGAACTATTGGAAAAATCCAGGTGATATTACAAATGAACCTGCATTAAGTAATAATTCAGTAACAAGTCAATATAATTATACCACCAGTCGAACAAGTAGTCGGTTTTATGAGGATGCCTCATTTTTACGTCTTAAGAAGCTTGTGTTGGCTTATTATTTTCCAGAAAAAATAGTGAATAGCTTAAAGCTTGAAAGAATAAAACTATACGTTCAAGCAACAAATCTGTTCACACTAACAAAGTATTCAGGAGTTGATCCGGAAGTAAGTGCTTTTGGAGCTTCGTCTCTCTTATCTGGTTACGATGAGGTAACCATGCCACAAACAAAATCAGTAAGTCTTGGCTTACGAATTAGTTTGTGA
- a CDS encoding FecR family protein has product MDKIHQLIAKHFAEDISSEEMSQLRGWLDASAENKMLFDDLKQKWDALELSSSSNDKTRVLNNVKERIRAEKKKSEKSVRNLFYGNWYRLAASVALTISLGSLAYYQLSEPFSILNTIGYEVKECEAGENSVFLLADGSQIVMNGDSRVKYKENLPGIERNIYLEGEAFFDVARNEQKPFVINMDGANVKVLGTSFNVKAYPDDETMETSVLTGKVAFTPTKGILNKEKESIFLIPGDKGFINEKRNQVDKLNVDNQLDIAWMKKNLNFSNTALADLTKSLYRMYGVKFKFTDNDLKDLKITASFENEKLEEVMKILEMTSEFSYQIKNDLIVIGGENEF; this is encoded by the coding sequence ATGGATAAAATACATCAATTAATAGCAAAGCATTTTGCTGAAGATATCTCTTCTGAAGAGATGAGCCAATTAAGGGGATGGCTTGATGCTTCTGCAGAAAATAAAATGCTATTTGATGATTTAAAACAAAAGTGGGATGCGCTAGAATTATCTAGTTCTTCGAATGATAAAACACGTGTTTTAAATAATGTGAAGGAAAGAATAAGAGCTGAAAAGAAGAAGAGTGAGAAATCTGTACGAAATTTGTTTTATGGCAATTGGTATAGACTTGCTGCTTCTGTAGCATTAACCATTTCGCTTGGATCTCTTGCTTATTATCAGTTAAGCGAGCCTTTTTCAATTTTGAATACGATTGGTTATGAGGTTAAAGAATGTGAGGCAGGAGAGAATAGTGTTTTTCTACTTGCTGATGGTAGCCAAATTGTAATGAATGGTGATAGTCGTGTGAAGTATAAAGAGAATCTACCGGGAATTGAAAGAAATATTTATTTAGAGGGAGAAGCATTTTTTGATGTTGCAAGAAATGAACAAAAACCATTTGTAATTAATATGGATGGTGCTAATGTAAAAGTTTTGGGAACATCGTTTAATGTGAAGGCATATCCTGATGATGAAACGATGGAAACTTCGGTTTTAACTGGTAAAGTCGCATTTACCCCGACTAAAGGTATTTTGAATAAAGAAAAAGAATCTATTTTTTTAATTCCGGGAGACAAGGGATTCATCAATGAAAAGAGAAATCAAGTTGACAAGCTTAATGTTGATAATCAGCTGGATATTGCATGGATGAAGAAGAACTTGAATTTCTCCAATACAGCATTAGCCGACTTGACTAAATCCTTATATAGAATGTATGGGGTGAAGTTTAAATTCACAGATAATGATCTGAAGGATTTGAAAATTACCGCAAGTTTTGAGAATGAGAAATTAGAAGAAGTGATGAAAATTCTTGAAATGACAAGTGAATTTTCTTATCAGATTAAGAATGATTTGATTGTAATTGGAGGAGAAAATGAATTTTAA
- a CDS encoding RNA polymerase sigma-70 factor gives MKTHTENIKLLIKRLSEKSDERALDELFNIYYDKLLSSAFFVVKSKDLAEEVVSDVFYRLWQNREKLSEVKNLDNYLFVSVRNQSLNYINKEKRIPKDSIDEVISNKLTEGNTAEDFLVANELQNKINISIDKLPPKCKEVFLMIRFEGMKYKEVADRLKVSVNTVDTQMGIAIKKLTEMLGYKGKTKKK, from the coding sequence TTGAAAACTCATACTGAAAATATCAAACTACTGATCAAAAGATTATCTGAAAAATCTGATGAACGGGCTCTAGATGAATTATTTAATATTTACTACGATAAGTTATTGTCGTCGGCATTTTTTGTCGTGAAAAGTAAAGATTTGGCTGAGGAAGTTGTCTCCGATGTGTTTTATCGACTATGGCAAAATCGAGAAAAATTGTCGGAAGTTAAAAATTTGGATAATTATCTTTTTGTGAGTGTTAGAAACCAATCTCTAAATTATATCAATAAGGAAAAAAGAATACCAAAAGATTCTATTGATGAGGTTATTTCTAATAAGTTGACAGAAGGAAATACAGCTGAAGATTTCCTTGTCGCAAATGAGTTACAGAATAAAATCAACATCAGTATAGACAAATTACCTCCAAAATGCAAAGAAGTATTTTTAATGATTCGTTTTGAAGGCATGAAATACAAAGAGGTGGCCGATAGACTTAAAGTCTCAGTAAATACTGTTGATACGCAGATGGGAATCGCCATTAAAAAACTTACTGAAATGTTAGGTTATAAAGGGAAAACGAAAAAAAAATAA
- a CDS encoding SDR family NAD(P)-dependent oxidoreductase produces the protein MAKLGMITGAANGIGYEISKLLLLDSYQLILVDKDPEKLQEVKTEFSKLSEFENRILVKDLNLPNAAHEIFQELSDLDLSLDVLVNNAGFGVFGTFSNTNWKDERDMIHLHVLSATHLCKLFLPQMIKCGKGKILNVASIAAFQPGPLMSVYYATKAYLVSFSIALANELKGTGVSVTVLCPGITKTKFQQTNCKIGTRRNWNITSSSSVAKYAIKAMNKNKVLAIPGLINRFLANFHRFIPVRTAASIVRKLQERNRKID, from the coding sequence ATGGCTAAACTTGGCATGATAACTGGAGCTGCAAATGGTATTGGCTACGAAATTTCGAAGCTTTTGCTATTGGATTCTTATCAATTGATCCTAGTTGATAAGGATCCTGAAAAATTGCAGGAAGTGAAGACCGAATTTTCAAAACTTTCAGAATTTGAAAATAGAATCTTAGTTAAGGATTTAAATTTACCTAATGCAGCTCATGAGATTTTTCAAGAATTATCTGATTTAGATCTTTCTTTAGATGTGTTGGTTAATAATGCAGGATTTGGAGTATTTGGGACCTTCTCCAATACAAATTGGAAGGATGAACGTGATATGATCCATTTACATGTACTATCTGCAACACATTTATGCAAACTGTTTCTTCCACAAATGATAAAATGCGGGAAAGGAAAAATTCTGAATGTCGCTTCAATTGCTGCTTTTCAACCTGGTCCATTAATGTCGGTCTACTATGCCACAAAAGCTTACTTAGTTTCTTTTAGTATCGCACTCGCAAATGAGTTAAAAGGGACAGGTGTTAGTGTTACTGTTCTGTGTCCCGGCATTACGAAAACTAAGTTTCAACAAACCAATTGCAAGATTGGAACAAGAAGGAATTGGAACATCACCTCTTCAAGTAGTGTTGCCAAATATGCAATAAAGGCAATGAATAAAAATAAAGTGCTTGCCATTCCTGGATTGATAAATCGTTTTCTTGCGAATTTCCACAGATTTATTCCAGTGCGTACAGCTGCTTCTATTGTTCGTAAACTTCAGGAGAGAAATAGAAAAATTGATTAA
- a CDS encoding BLUF domain-containing protein, with protein MSKLIHIVYLSVSKQELSEKELADFLSVIRAKNKKLQVSGLLLYNEGMFIQVVEGEKKTVQNLFQNVKNDSRHSNIVKLLEEDIAKRSFPDWSMGFKIISNKETENIPGFSDLLKEEISSEPMPGIAEQVVILLNSFRRYI; from the coding sequence ATGTCCAAATTAATTCATATCGTATATTTAAGTGTTTCGAAGCAGGAATTATCTGAGAAGGAACTAGCTGATTTTTTATCGGTAATTCGAGCTAAAAACAAGAAATTACAAGTCAGTGGTTTGTTGTTGTACAATGAGGGGATGTTTATTCAAGTTGTAGAAGGAGAGAAGAAAACGGTCCAAAATCTTTTTCAAAATGTGAAAAATGATAGTCGTCACTCCAATATCGTAAAATTGCTTGAAGAAGATATTGCCAAGAGATCTTTTCCTGACTGGTCAATGGGATTTAAAATAATTAGCAATAAGGAAACTGAAAATATTCCTGGTTTTTCAGATTTATTGAAAGAGGAGATTTCCTCTGAACCTATGCCGGGAATTGCGGAACAGGTTGTAATCCTTTTGAATAGTTTTAGAAGATATATTTGA